A stretch of the Pseudomonadota bacterium genome encodes the following:
- a CDS encoding DUF166 domain-containing protein, with product MANPSNIMDSTPMNQPTRIVVFQEKGSGREKMKGIQEFGKNIEIIDVISIDAILPDFIESPEEYITDDFEGDLVLCYLKHPDLADYLVRVCNNKNIPVIAAGKKIKGAQCPFTCCGLGRIKGLGAYGDQFGFPEYQIKINNGKIAEIKAKRGASCGATWDVTSRIIGLAPEEALTTLPREVQYLCTADPSAFDPISGKSSVHYAGDVHHQALKKALKFSREQE from the coding sequence ATGGCAAATCCTTCAAATATCATGGACTCGACACCTATGAACCAGCCCACCAGAATCGTGGTTTTTCAGGAAAAGGGTTCCGGCCGTGAAAAAATGAAAGGAATCCAAGAATTCGGCAAAAACATTGAGATCATTGACGTAATTAGCATTGATGCAATTCTCCCGGATTTTATCGAATCCCCGGAAGAGTACATTACGGATGATTTTGAAGGCGACCTTGTACTCTGCTATCTCAAACACCCGGATCTTGCCGATTATCTGGTGAGGGTGTGCAACAACAAGAATATCCCGGTTATTGCCGCAGGAAAAAAGATCAAAGGCGCCCAATGCCCCTTCACCTGCTGTGGCCTTGGACGCATTAAGGGCCTGGGTGCCTACGGCGATCAATTCGGCTTTCCGGAATACCAAATCAAAATCAACAACGGTAAAATCGCAGAAATCAAGGCCAAACGGGGTGCCTCCTGCGGTGCAACCTGGGACGTAACCTCAAGAATAATCGGCCTCGCCCCTGAGGAAGCATTGACTACACTGCCACGGGAAGTCCAGTACCTCTGTACCGCAGATCCTTCCGCCTTTGACCCGATTAGCGGTAAGAGTTCTGTGCATTATGCCGGCGACGTTCATCATCAGGCATTGAAAAAGGCCTTGAAATTCAGCCGCGAACAGGAATAA